Proteins encoded within one genomic window of Armatimonadota bacterium:
- a CDS encoding OsmC family protein, translating to MAKLHEYPVNVQWNGGRGGSGKVASERSGVGSALAVGSEFGGTGEGTNPEELLTKAVAGCYAMTFGIIAENRKLPVVGIAVDAVGEVEENGPQFTYKKVTVRPKITLASDATDEQVELAEDMAHKADMYCIITNSIRGKVEIEVQPVIVKS from the coding sequence ATGGCGAAGCTTCATGAGTACCCTGTAAACGTCCAATGGAACGGAGGTCGCGGGGGTTCCGGCAAAGTGGCGTCTGAGAGGTCCGGCGTCGGCTCTGCGCTGGCGGTCGGCTCCGAGTTCGGCGGCACCGGAGAGGGCACGAATCCCGAGGAGCTGCTCACGAAGGCGGTGGCTGGATGCTACGCCATGACGTTCGGGATCATCGCTGAGAACCGAAAGTTGCCGGTCGTCGGCATCGCTGTGGACGCAGTCGGCGAAGTGGAGGAGAACGGCCCGCAGTTCACCTACAAGAAGGTCACGGTTCGGCCAAAGATCACTCTGGCCTCGGACGCAACGGACGAACAGGTCGAGTTGGCCGAAGACATGGCGCACAAGGCGGACATGTACTGCATCATCACCAATTCGATTCGCGGCAAGGTGGAAATCGAAGTCCAGCCGGTGATCGTCAAGTCATAG